The nucleotide sequence cagaaGTGTTGTGCCTTTTGACCAGTTGaagggaatagtattcttaaaatacattccaaattctgaataatctgtaataaattattatacacagtatttagaagtgcccacgatagcaatattgtgcatattcattaccgtgatatatctGATTCATTACCTGAACACACTCGATCCGGAACTCCTGATCACTCATACCTGATCACACTCCCACCTGATCACACTCGCACCTGAACACAATCGCACCTGATCATACTCACACCTGATCACACTCGCACCTGAACACACTCGCACCTGATCATACTCACACCTAATCACTCTCACACCTGATCACACTCGCACCTGAACACACTCGCACCTGATCATACTCACACCTAATCACTCTCACACCTGATCACACTCGCACCTGAACACACTCGCACCTGATCATACTCGCACCTGATCACACTCGCACCTGAACACACTCGCACCTGATCATACTCACACCTAATCACTCTCACACCTGATCACACTCGCACCTGAACACACTCGCACCTGATCACACTCGCACCTGATCACACTCGCACCTGATCACAATCGCACCTGATCACAATCGCACCTGATCACACTCGCACCTGAACACAATCGCACCTGAACACACTCGCACCTGATCACACTCGCACCTGATCACACTCGCACCTGAACACACTCGTACCTGATCACACTCGCACCTGAACACACTCGCACCTGAACACACTCGCACCTGAACACACTCGCACCTGAACACACTCGCACCTGAACATACTCATACCTGAACACAATCGCACCTGAACACACTCACACCTAATCACACTCACACCTGAACACACTCACACCTGAACACACTCGCACCTGAACATACTCATACCTGAACACACTCGCACCTGAACACACTCGCACCTGAACATACTCACACCTAATCACACTCACACCTGATCACACTCGCACCTGAACACACTCGCACCTGAACATACTCATACCTGAACACACTCGCACCTGAACACATTCGCACCTGATCATACTCACACCTAATCACTCTCACACCTGATCACACTCGCACCTGAACACACTCGCACCTGAACATACTCATACCTGATGACACTCGCACCTGAACACACTCGCACCTGAATACACTCACACCTAATCACACTCACACCTGATCACACTCACACCTAATCACTCTCGCACCTGAACACCAGGTAACTCATACCTGAACACCTCCATTCCCCATCCGGCAGCAGCAGTAAAGAGGCGAGGGCCCAGGTCTCTGGCGGGGTTCAGAGGGTAACCACAGTTCAGCCCCATAGAAACACTGATGCCCAGCAGGATTAGACCCACAGCCAGTGGCTCCACGCCTCGAGGAGCACCGATGTTCCTGCCGTCCACAACCGCTAGAATACACAAGACCAGCATTCCTGTCCCCACCAcctgatggacagacagagatcAGTAATCAGCGCTCACTAACCTaacctagtctcagcctcagacgtcatgccAACGAACCCCTGGATCAACATCTTATACATATGGCACACAAAAATGGAAAACCCTACAGTAGTTTCAAAACAACATCAGACTGTTTAgattatacaggatttccaggaTTTAACgtctgcctggaaacaaaaatgctgtgaTGCCAAACCCttcatgaaagaagaaagccatctttagccatcagtctgaaggtctgtcTACGTGAGTCTAAACCTAACCTGACCTAAACCTGAACTTCAGCTGAGCTTGTCATTCCTCTAGACTCCTGGGATATTTAGGAAATAATTGAAAGTAGAATGTTGTTctgatttctattattattattattcagatccACCATGCATATGCAAAATATTTAGACCTAAATTTAAGATGTATTTGAATTGTATATAAAATTTCCATGcaacataaaaatgaaattaatattatgCATATTCGTCAGacatacatcaatgaaaatgGTCAGATTTCTGCACTCCAAAAGTCATGGTACagttcatatttaattattttaattgattagcaagctttttttttttttatacatttagcaaatatatattttatttatgtatgcttAACATTAAGATGTCAGTTTGTTCATGTTAAAACTTTATAATgaaaattttatatgcaattcaaatacattaatCTTAAATTTAGGCATCAGTTGTTTATTGAGCAATCCAAAGCATGACATTTTTATTAGGAACAGAAGGAGGTGAATTAATTCATGGGTTCACATCTGAATTGGGGTGTTTCTGCTTGGAAATGTTCAGTCGATCGATGTGCATTAGTCAAGTGGCATCAGTCATGGGCTGTTTCAGTGTTTTCCGTTCAGTGATGCACACACAGACTGACCTGATCCACGAAACCGCCCAGGACTGTCAGGTGTCTGCCTGGGTATGAGGCAAAGATGTGTCCTGTGGCGTTAATTCCTGTGACTGACAGGATCCCATTGGTGAAGTCCATGAAGGCatctgaacacacatacacaaaccttAATCACAAGCCTCGAGTATGCAGGAAACCTCTGGATTCCTCAAACTCACCGTAATACAATCCAAAGACTGCAGCCGCTCCCACAAATGCACCCAACATCTGCGCCATCACGTAGATGGGAAACTTCCAGATCTTCAGCTTCCCCAGGATGACCATGGCCAGAGATACGGCAGGGTTCAGGTGACCACCTGCGGACAGATATTTccagtcaaaatatattttaagagtttagctccaaaccaatcaaacacacctgaaacagctaatcaagctcttactaggcatactagaaCCCTCTATGTAGTCTCGATGACACctgccctccaggactgagtttgagCACCTTGTTTAAGCCGTGAAGCTCAGTGAAACACGGtatatttttaaaaccaaaacCAACCTTTCAACCTTcatataccaaaatatatttcaaaatgtatttcagtgGCAAGAAAACACATTTCCAGTCTTATAGACAttaaagtttttctttaaatgtgacaTAGTCAAGTCAactcacctttatttgtatagcacttttaacatTACAGATTGTGTAAAAGcatctttacagtattaaattaaatgaaaattagaaatgctgcTATGAAACTagctgaaagaaataaaaaaaaaattcatttgaattcagttaaaattttatttgagcaagaaggagagtgatggggtgctccagatgacctggcctccacagtcaccggacctgaacccaatccagatggtttaggggtgagctggaccgcagacagaaggcaaaaggaccaacaagtgctaagcatctctcggggaactccttcaagactgttgaagaccatttcaggtgactacctcttgaagctcatcaagagaaagccaagagtgtgcaaagcagtaatcaaagcaaaaggtggctactttgaagaacctacaatatgacatattttcagttgtttcacactgttttgttatttatataattccacatgtgttaattcatagttttgatgctttcagtgtgaatctacaattttttatagtcatgaaaataaagaaaactctttgaatgagaaggtgtgtccaaactcttggtctgtactgtatacatatatatatatatacataaacatttcttgtatgtgttttttgtattacatttttcaaaagtgtttttatgaGTCTAACTTGCTAACGCCAGACCACTGACTCATCAAAACTGCTTTCCttcagtctgtgttcttctgactattttgtaatAAGTAAAGAATCCACTTTGGGGAAATGTATaaagtaaaagtatacattttaattaggaaatgtagtggagtaaagccgttcacaccaagaacgataactatgaagataatgatattagcgtccacaccagcgaaagAAATCGTCTGTTTATTTCTGAGCGCAG is from Carassius auratus strain Wakin chromosome 25, ASM336829v1, whole genome shotgun sequence and encodes:
- the LOC113042961 gene encoding aquaporin-9-like; amino-acid sequence: MKQHCVIKHSVFKEFLAEFLGTFVLVLFGCGSVAQTVLSRNTLGEPLTVHIGFSTGLMMGVYVSGGVSGGHLNPAVSLAMVILGKLKIWKFPIYVMAQMLGAFVGAAAVFGLYYDAFMDFTNGILSVTGINATGHIFASYPGRHLTVLGGFVDQVVGTGMLVLCILAVVDGRNIGAPRGVEPLAVGLILLGISVSMGLNCGYPLNPARDLGPRLFTAAAGWGMEVFSTADYWWWIPVAGPLVGGIAGAVIYFLLIELHHTNHNDKPHEEPEEEEDEEEDEDSSLKDKYEMINMS